A single region of the Photobacterium sanguinicancri genome encodes:
- a CDS encoding OmpA family protein codes for MLYVHALSFLTSSCQTAIFKSTIARISVCILLLSLSGCADDRSAESLNADSDSNPASNVTASRSNSAAPDAKVLLTTLPEHRDVILFDVNSYELSAQSQLILDPIAIRLKNYPDTYLLIVGHSDDDGSDEDNIVLSYERAFSVAIYITAVFGIEEERLQIIAAGKDEPVVAGKAILEKQQNRRVEVISPQAIVRTLSPIDGKK; via the coding sequence ATGCTATACGTACATGCTCTGTCTTTTCTAACGTCATCGTGTCAAACGGCTATTTTCAAAAGCACGATTGCCCGCATTAGCGTGTGTATATTATTGTTAAGCCTTTCTGGCTGTGCTGATGATCGTTCGGCAGAGTCATTAAATGCAGATTCTGACTCAAACCCCGCCAGTAATGTGACAGCGTCACGCAGCAATAGCGCCGCACCGGATGCCAAAGTTCTACTCACTACGCTTCCCGAACACCGAGATGTTATTCTATTTGATGTAAACAGCTATGAGCTTTCCGCACAATCACAGCTCATTCTTGACCCTATTGCTATTCGGTTGAAAAACTACCCAGATACTTATCTACTGATTGTTGGTCACAGTGATGACGATGGCAGTGATGAAGACAATATTGTGTTGTCGTATGAACGGGCATTCAGCGTGGCTATTTATATCACGGCGGTATTTGGTATTGAGGAAGAAAGATTACAAATCATCGCGGCAGGAAAAGATGAACCGGTAGTTGCTGGTAAAGCAATATTAGAAAAGCAGCAAAACCGTCGTGTTGAAGTTATATCACCACAAGCGATTGTCCGAACGTTAAGTCCCATTGATGGTAAAAAATGA
- a CDS encoding DUF2861 family protein, which produces MKLLRLSACFLMLHSVFYTPSVFAQWFLGQDLYTSAHQRLLEGKTSESFESMIQAWQQIPKEEQRINLDNLLTLAITEDCGRSLSQGVLPKWLANLSIRREVIQNLNQVMLKLSITGETNVPISDVTFTLWPDNALISSSPINDESGHFSVETQRLELPVAAGLYKITITNEEKESWSSWIILTSPSIKQKIGWKDSKNWHIEKSQLPNQACPSPVLSINLYDLNDLSWTPIWTEELDGRLPTTLPEIDVPDGRYWLSVGLIESRWQGDISILDTQRITRPVDAQATTVTEE; this is translated from the coding sequence GTGTTTTCGCGCAATGGTTCCTAGGGCAAGATTTGTATACCTCAGCCCATCAGCGTTTGCTGGAAGGAAAGACATCTGAAAGTTTTGAGTCGATGATCCAAGCATGGCAGCAAATCCCGAAAGAGGAACAACGCATCAATCTGGATAATTTGTTGACGTTGGCTATCACGGAAGATTGCGGCCGCAGCTTATCACAGGGTGTTTTGCCTAAATGGCTAGCGAATCTGTCAATCCGCCGTGAAGTTATTCAAAATTTGAATCAAGTGATGCTGAAGCTATCTATTACTGGCGAAACAAACGTGCCTATCAGCGATGTCACGTTTACGCTTTGGCCTGATAATGCATTGATTTCAAGTTCACCAATAAATGACGAAAGTGGTCACTTCTCGGTAGAGACTCAGCGACTTGAGCTACCCGTTGCCGCGGGTTTGTATAAAATCACCATTACCAACGAAGAGAAGGAAAGTTGGAGTTCGTGGATCATATTAACGTCACCGTCCATTAAACAAAAAATAGGCTGGAAAGACAGTAAAAACTGGCACATAGAAAAATCGCAATTACCAAATCAAGCATGCCCATCGCCAGTCTTGTCGATTAACTTGTACGATCTTAATGATTTAAGTTGGACGCCGATTTGGACTGAAGAGCTAGATGGCCGTTTACCCACGACATTACCTGAAATTGATGTTCCCGATGGCCGTTATTGGCTAAGTGTCGGGTTGATTGAAAGCCGATGGCAAGGTGATATTTCTATTCTGGATACTCAGCGTATTACAAGACCTGTTGATGCTCAGGCAACAACAGTCACAGAAGAATAG
- a CDS encoding NnrS family protein, with product MMQILDNEKEQKIMPLFRLAFRPFFLAASAFSVIAMLVWALFWSGLLTNNQLMYGNPLWWHSHEMLIGFTGAVIIGFLLTAVQNWTGNPGVRGGKLAAIFVLWLAARVGLLLGQPHIIWMIIDLSWIPLAAYFLAKPIIIRRQWNNLFFTPLLILLTLINAAMHLNVLSLAQFDQHQLTLALVTVVSVIVLVVGGRVIPFFTWRGTDTAQITRLDKIEWLALIPSWLLLLNVLLPVPEAINRFSLPALFLVTGLTNLVRFARWRSFSTCKVPLLWSLHFAYAAMIVGMLLLGVHFAGGSVGYSTALHFITVGGMGGMILAMMARVSLGHTGRNLKVGRIVVIAFVLMVACVLTRTLLIMLFPAMVINGYVLSAVLWTLAFGIFTIVYFPILTKPRLDGRPG from the coding sequence ATGATGCAAATCCTTGATAACGAGAAAGAACAGAAAATCATGCCGCTGTTCCGTCTTGCATTTCGCCCTTTCTTTTTAGCCGCTAGCGCCTTCTCTGTTATTGCGATGCTAGTGTGGGCTTTATTTTGGTCTGGTTTATTAACCAATAATCAGCTGATGTATGGTAATCCTCTATGGTGGCATAGCCATGAAATGCTCATTGGTTTTACTGGGGCCGTGATCATCGGCTTTCTACTTACTGCTGTGCAAAACTGGACGGGGAACCCTGGTGTACGTGGCGGTAAACTCGCCGCTATCTTTGTTCTGTGGCTCGCGGCTAGAGTTGGACTGTTATTGGGACAGCCACATATCATTTGGATGATCATTGATCTCAGCTGGATCCCATTGGCAGCTTACTTCCTTGCTAAGCCAATTATTATTCGTCGCCAGTGGAATAATCTATTTTTTACACCGCTTCTTATACTGCTGACTTTAATTAATGCAGCGATGCACCTTAACGTCTTGTCGTTAGCGCAATTTGATCAACACCAACTAACACTGGCATTGGTTACCGTGGTTTCTGTCATTGTACTTGTGGTTGGTGGTCGTGTTATTCCATTTTTCACATGGCGTGGTACTGATACGGCACAAATTACACGTCTTGATAAAATTGAATGGCTTGCACTCATCCCAAGTTGGTTATTGTTGTTAAATGTATTATTGCCAGTACCCGAGGCGATTAATCGCTTTTCATTACCTGCGCTATTTTTAGTCACTGGATTAACCAACCTCGTGCGTTTTGCTCGCTGGCGTTCATTCAGCACGTGTAAGGTTCCGCTATTGTGGTCATTACACTTTGCTTATGCCGCAATGATAGTGGGAATGTTATTACTTGGCGTTCATTTTGCTGGTGGCTCTGTAGGTTATAGCACGGCGTTACACTTCATCACTGTTGGTGGTATGGGCGGTATGATTTTAGCCATGATGGCACGTGTATCACTTGGTCATACAGGACGTAACTTGAAAGTTGGTCGTATCGTGGTTATCGCATTTGTACTCATGGTTGCTTGTGTACTTACTCGTACGCTGTTGATCATGCTGTTCCCAGCGATGGTTATTAATGGCTATGTTCTTTCCGCTGTGTTGTGGACATTAGCATTTGGCATATTCACTATTGTTTATTTCCCTATTTTAACCAAACCTCGCTTAGATGGTCGTCCAGGTTAA
- a CDS encoding YoaH family protein: protein MFNSTTLTHAEQQLAAERIHELMASGMSSGEAIQIVANDIRESAAKAKAQQEPAARFEEE, encoded by the coding sequence ATGTTCAATTCAACAACACTGACTCACGCAGAGCAACAACTTGCAGCCGAACGCATTCATGAGTTAATGGCTAGCGGCATGAGCAGTGGTGAAGCTATTCAAATAGTCGCTAATGATATTCGCGAGTCGGCTGCAAAAGCGAAAGCACAGCAAGAGCCAGCGGCACGCTTCGAAGAAGAATAA
- a CDS encoding bifunctional (p)ppGpp synthetase/guanosine-3',5'-bis(diphosphate) 3'-pyrophosphohydrolase — MNNRYLKARTLARSRHSGQYYGDLPYHVHLEAVSRLATPFGTDAMIIAQLHDVMEDTETTVDELASDFGFLVADAVNYMTDGKLEDRAKRKDMINQRLSSLDADEESARLALIVKACDRLANVRASKSSSERHYDMYKLEHASFKEAVYRKGLCEAIWWELDNLIEPMSEQ; from the coding sequence ATGAATAATCGTTATCTAAAAGCACGGACTCTAGCAAGAAGTCGGCATAGTGGACAATATTATGGAGATCTGCCTTATCACGTGCATTTAGAGGCAGTTTCACGTTTAGCAACACCTTTCGGGACGGATGCCATGATCATTGCGCAATTGCATGATGTCATGGAAGACACTGAAACGACGGTTGATGAGTTAGCTTCTGATTTTGGTTTTCTTGTTGCTGACGCGGTGAATTACATGACCGATGGTAAATTAGAAGATCGTGCTAAACGCAAAGATATGATTAACCAACGTCTATCATCATTAGATGCTGATGAAGAATCAGCAAGGCTGGCATTAATAGTCAAAGCGTGCGATCGGCTAGCCAATGTGCGCGCCAGTAAGTCGTCTTCAGAGCGTCACTACGATATGTATAAACTTGAGCATGCCTCTTTTAAAGAAGCGGTTTATCGCAAAGGGCTATGCGAAGCTATTTGGTGGGAGCTTGATAATTTGATAGAGCCTATGAGCGAGCAATAA
- the chrA gene encoding chromate efflux transporter: MFEVLIRFFVLGLFSFGGPAAHIGFFQREFVEKRKWLSDNDFTQAVALCQFLPGPASSQLGMYIGFKRAGYLGAASAFAGFTLPSFALLTFLAVASADAIDASAMNIFIQAAKLLAVIVVADAVWGMAKKNLVSAATVTAALLTGVWVTFSTGLLGQIVPILIAALVGLMISYKKGEPANNESAVTPKIVPHKGLLASFFILLIGLPTISTFSAELGLFNIFYQAGSFVFGGGHVVLPLLQPMLEGMVQSDDFLAAYASAQLVPGPMFTMASYLGAIVMPQSPIVGSLVATIAVFLPGALLLFAFLPTWEAIFAHPKLKAAITLVNASVVGLLASAFISPVISSAIITWQDVVAVVVGYVLLKYKNVPVWLLAILLGGYTIIIH; this comes from the coding sequence ATGTTCGAAGTTTTAATCCGCTTTTTTGTATTAGGTTTGTTTAGCTTTGGTGGCCCAGCGGCCCACATAGGTTTTTTTCAGCGTGAATTCGTCGAAAAAAGGAAATGGTTATCGGATAACGATTTCACACAAGCTGTCGCGTTATGTCAATTTCTTCCAGGCCCTGCGAGTAGTCAGCTAGGGATGTATATTGGCTTTAAACGTGCTGGTTATCTTGGTGCAGCCAGCGCATTTGCAGGATTTACATTACCATCTTTTGCATTACTGACGTTTCTTGCTGTAGCCAGTGCCGACGCCATTGATGCGAGCGCGATGAATATCTTCATACAGGCTGCAAAACTATTGGCTGTTATTGTCGTTGCCGACGCAGTATGGGGAATGGCTAAAAAGAATTTAGTATCAGCAGCGACTGTCACGGCTGCATTATTAACGGGTGTATGGGTTACATTCTCAACAGGGTTACTCGGCCAGATAGTGCCAATTTTAATCGCTGCACTTGTAGGGCTAATGATTAGCTATAAAAAAGGGGAACCAGCAAATAATGAGTCAGCAGTTACGCCTAAAATTGTCCCACATAAAGGACTGTTAGCGAGCTTTTTTATATTGCTTATCGGTTTACCGACGATAAGCACATTCAGTGCAGAGCTCGGCTTATTTAATATCTTCTATCAAGCGGGTAGCTTTGTGTTTGGTGGTGGGCATGTTGTGTTACCGCTATTACAACCGATGCTGGAGGGGATGGTTCAGAGTGATGATTTCCTTGCAGCTTACGCGTCAGCACAGCTTGTACCTGGCCCTATGTTTACCATGGCGAGTTACTTAGGTGCTATTGTTATGCCGCAGTCACCTATAGTGGGTAGTTTAGTGGCGACAATCGCCGTATTTTTACCAGGGGCCTTATTGCTGTTTGCGTTTTTGCCTACGTGGGAAGCTATTTTTGCACACCCTAAGCTGAAGGCTGCAATCACATTAGTGAATGCAAGTGTCGTTGGTTTGCTGGCAAGTGCATTTATATCACCTGTAATATCTAGCGCTATTATCACATGGCAGGATGTTGTAGCCGTTGTCGTTGGCTATGTATTACTTAAATACAAAAATGTACCAGTTTGGTTGCTGGCTATTCTACTTGGTGGCTATACAATCATCATTCACTAA
- the rpoS gene encoding RNA polymerase sigma factor RpoS, translating to MDIKNDESQAFDADVIHLYLKEISHKPLLTKEEEVLYSRKCLTGDKGAKQVMIESNLRLVVSIAKKYRGSGMLLSDLIDEGNIGLITAVDKFDPERGFRFSTYATWWIKQTIERAIHNQARTIRLPVHVSKEINTILRTHKQLMRNTSHEPSQEEVAEKLERSVEDISGVLAFDAPVVSIDQAISDDSNSQSMSAFISDNGSMNPDTAANEQDINKLAISMLESLNMRDREILCRRFGLLGYEAQTLQQVADEVGLTRERIRQLQVSSLSKLKNSLQRDNYNLELLFAESA from the coding sequence ATGGATATCAAAAATGACGAATCACAAGCATTTGACGCAGATGTAATTCACCTGTATTTAAAAGAAATTTCTCATAAACCGCTACTTACCAAAGAAGAAGAAGTACTGTATAGCCGAAAATGCCTAACTGGTGATAAAGGGGCTAAACAGGTCATGATCGAGAGTAACCTTCGTCTTGTTGTGAGTATCGCTAAAAAATACCGTGGTAGCGGTATGTTACTGAGTGATTTAATTGATGAAGGTAACATTGGATTAATCACCGCGGTTGATAAATTTGACCCAGAGCGTGGCTTCAGATTTTCAACTTATGCAACTTGGTGGATTAAACAAACTATCGAGCGTGCTATTCATAATCAGGCTCGAACTATTCGCTTACCTGTTCACGTATCAAAAGAAATTAATACAATTCTTCGTACACACAAGCAGTTAATGCGTAATACTAGCCATGAACCAAGCCAAGAAGAAGTCGCTGAAAAGCTAGAACGAAGTGTGGAAGATATCTCTGGTGTCCTTGCGTTTGATGCTCCTGTTGTCTCGATTGATCAGGCAATCAGTGACGATTCAAACTCACAAAGTATGTCTGCTTTCATTTCTGATAACGGTTCAATGAACCCAGATACAGCAGCGAACGAGCAAGATATCAATAAACTCGCTATTTCGATGCTTGAAAGCCTTAATATGCGTGACCGTGAGATCCTATGCCGTCGCTTTGGACTGCTTGGCTATGAAGCACAAACTTTACAGCAAGTTGCAGATGAGGTTGGTTTAACACGTGAGCGTATTAGACAACTCCAGGTCAGCTCTTTGAGTAAGCTTAAAAACTCGTTACAGCGTGATAATTACAATTTAGAGCTTCTATTTGCTGAAAGTGCTTAA
- a CDS encoding DUF3297 family protein translates to MNDAKSQPALPDHLAGDPRSPHHVAECFEHNIGIRLNGKERFDVEEYCISEGWVKIPSPKALDRRGQPMLIKLKGTVEAFYK, encoded by the coding sequence ATGAACGACGCTAAATCGCAACCAGCACTACCAGATCACCTTGCAGGTGACCCTCGTAGCCCACACCATGTGGCTGAGTGTTTTGAACATAACATTGGTATCCGTCTTAACGGCAAAGAGCGTTTTGATGTAGAAGAATACTGCATTAGTGAAGGTTGGGTTAAAATCCCATCACCTAAAGCGTTGGACCGTCGCGGTCAACCTATGCTTATTAAGCTAAAAGGTACTGTTGAAGCTTTTTACAAATAA
- a CDS encoding 1-acyl-sn-glycerol-3-phosphate acyltransferase, with product MQTTNDIYKEIRPYNDSEVNGAIERLVNDDEFITAILNYRFPQLSGIFGWLLRPIIRRFLVNKWSNINTVEDVQNHVAKYMAATLEQSCDTITHSGLDKLDMKQAYLFVSNHRDIAMDPAIVNWCLFNQKFKSVRIAIGDNLLKKPCATELMRLNKSFIVKRSIKAPREMLKSLGLLSSYIADSIETGHSIWIAQKEGRAKDGNDKTEPAILKMFNMEGRKRKQSFSEFMASLNIVPVAISYENDPCDIAKAQELDQIRTKGSYEKGELEDIDSIIKGIVGQKRRIHVSFGDVIGTEFETPEELAVEIDRQITQNYKLFPANYLAAGIEHESVTATERQMFEDKLASQSSGVAEILKKMYAFPAEKQQG from the coding sequence GTGCAAACAACTAACGATATTTATAAAGAAATTCGCCCGTACAACGACAGCGAAGTTAATGGCGCAATTGAGCGTCTAGTGAATGATGATGAGTTCATCACTGCTATTCTAAATTACCGCTTCCCACAGCTTTCGGGTATTTTTGGTTGGCTGCTTCGTCCGATCATTCGTCGTTTTCTTGTAAACAAATGGTCGAATATCAATACAGTTGAAGATGTTCAGAATCATGTTGCTAAGTACATGGCCGCAACACTTGAACAATCATGTGACACCATTACGCATAGTGGTTTAGATAAGCTGGATATGAAGCAGGCTTATTTATTTGTGTCTAACCACCGTGATATTGCGATGGACCCAGCGATTGTTAACTGGTGTTTGTTTAACCAAAAGTTCAAATCGGTGCGTATTGCGATTGGTGACAATCTACTGAAAAAGCCTTGTGCTACTGAGTTGATGCGTTTGAATAAGAGCTTTATTGTTAAGCGCTCTATCAAAGCACCACGTGAAATGCTGAAATCATTGGGCTTATTGTCGAGCTACATTGCAGATTCAATCGAAACAGGCCATTCAATCTGGATTGCACAGAAAGAAGGCCGAGCAAAAGATGGTAATGATAAAACAGAGCCAGCTATCTTGAAAATGTTCAACATGGAAGGGCGTAAGCGTAAGCAGAGTTTCTCTGAGTTTATGGCTTCACTTAATATTGTCCCTGTTGCTATTTCTTACGAAAACGACCCGTGTGATATTGCAAAAGCTCAAGAGTTAGATCAAATTCGCACTAAGGGCAGCTACGAAAAAGGTGAACTGGAAGATATCGACAGTATCATCAAAGGCATTGTTGGCCAAAAGCGTCGTATTCATGTCAGCTTTGGCGATGTGATTGGCACTGAATTTGAAACACCAGAAGAGTTGGCTGTAGAGATTGATCGCCAGATCACGCAGAACTACAAATTGTTCCCTGCAAACTACTTAGCTGCTGGCATTGAACATGAATCTGTGACGGCGACAGAACGCCAAATGTTTGAAGACAAGCTTGCATCGCAATCATCGGGTGTAGCTGAAATTTTAAAGAAAATGTATGCCTTCCCTGCAGAGAAACAGCAAGGTTAA
- a CDS encoding DUF1439 domain-containing protein — MQKIIRQLPIVLILLLSGCASYTVTENEVQSYLDDNAQFERTVGIKGIAHANVAFDDIAVGIGRVAADRINLDANAKANVVITGQKPQAVDVSMSFSAIPYYDKEEGAIFVKQLELEDIKVSPPEIGMFIAKPFVSPIVSLVGELISTRPIYKLDENDFKQSLLKSAKPELLIKGNKIVIDF, encoded by the coding sequence ATGCAAAAAATTATTCGTCAGCTTCCTATTGTATTAATACTACTTCTATCAGGCTGTGCAAGTTACACGGTAACTGAAAATGAAGTTCAGTCTTACCTTGATGATAACGCTCAGTTTGAGCGAACTGTCGGAATTAAAGGGATCGCGCATGCAAATGTCGCTTTCGATGATATCGCAGTTGGTATAGGCCGCGTTGCGGCTGACAGGATCAATCTTGATGCAAATGCCAAAGCAAACGTTGTTATTACGGGGCAAAAACCTCAGGCAGTTGATGTTAGCATGAGTTTTAGTGCAATCCCCTACTATGACAAAGAAGAAGGGGCTATTTTTGTTAAGCAGCTAGAACTGGAAGACATTAAGGTTTCACCGCCTGAAATCGGAATGTTCATTGCTAAACCTTTCGTTTCACCGATTGTATCTTTAGTTGGTGAGCTAATTTCAACGCGCCCTATCTATAAGCTTGATGAAAACGACTTTAAGCAATCTCTTTTAAAATCGGCTAAACCTGAATTGCTGATTAAAGGAAATAAAATAGTTATCGATTTCTAG
- a CDS encoding LysR family transcriptional regulator has product MLENLQQMVILATVGHEQNFTRAAERLGISKSQVSKQIRFLEERLGCQLVQRSTRAVALTDIGLQYAEYGQQLVDTVNEAEAMVAGYRNEIKGVLRVGIAQSFGNIHITAALAEFQKAHPDLELEVSLFDHRPNLLEEGFDCWVAIHEHPPEGMVARKLSECEFVVVASPEYIAEHGEPKTPSELRRHNCITYQSRERQYINWEFSRDGVNQSVPARGNYRIDNAPAVLDAATAGVGIAYLATYLITDEFDTNRLVRLLPEWKANVNLPIYAVYPRRKYLAPKVRSFIDFMADRMSVFPYNKPNPILD; this is encoded by the coding sequence ATGCTAGAAAATCTCCAACAGATGGTTATCTTGGCGACAGTTGGCCATGAACAAAACTTTACCCGTGCAGCTGAACGACTGGGTATTTCTAAATCTCAAGTCAGCAAGCAAATCCGTTTTTTAGAAGAGCGTTTAGGCTGTCAGCTTGTTCAGCGTAGTACTCGCGCTGTTGCGCTAACGGATATTGGCCTTCAATATGCCGAGTATGGACAACAGCTTGTCGACACAGTTAACGAAGCGGAAGCGATGGTTGCTGGCTATCGCAACGAAATCAAAGGCGTACTGCGCGTCGGTATTGCACAGTCATTCGGTAATATTCATATCACAGCGGCACTAGCCGAATTTCAAAAAGCCCACCCAGATCTAGAGTTAGAAGTGAGCCTATTTGATCATCGACCTAATTTGCTTGAAGAAGGCTTTGACTGCTGGGTGGCTATTCATGAACACCCTCCTGAAGGCATGGTTGCACGCAAACTCTCGGAGTGTGAATTCGTTGTAGTGGCTTCACCGGAGTACATTGCAGAACATGGCGAGCCTAAAACACCAAGTGAGTTACGCCGTCACAACTGCATTACCTATCAAAGCCGTGAACGCCAATATATAAACTGGGAATTCAGCCGTGATGGCGTTAACCAATCTGTTCCTGCCCGTGGAAATTACCGTATAGACAACGCTCCAGCCGTGCTAGATGCAGCAACAGCCGGTGTCGGTATCGCCTATTTAGCGACGTACCTTATTACTGATGAATTTGATACTAACCGACTCGTGCGACTTTTACCTGAATGGAAAGCAAACGTAAACTTGCCGATCTATGCTGTTTATCCTCGTCGCAAGTATCTTGCACCTAAAGTAAGAAGCTTTATTGATTTCATGGCCGATCGCATGTCGGTTTTTCCTTACAATAAACCCAACCCGATCTTAGATTAA
- the nadE gene encoding ammonia-dependent NAD(+) synthetase → MEQLIRAEMRVLPEIDVNFEIQRRVAFIKKTMKQSGCKSIVLGISGGVDSTTCGRLAQLAVNELNAESETQDHQFIAVRLPYGEQKDEDEAQIALSFIQPSQSVSVNIKDGVDGIHASTLFALEGTGLIPNDSAKIDFVKGNVKARARMIAQYEIAGLVGGLVLGTDHSAENITGFYTKFGDGACDLAPLFGLNKRQIRALAAHMGAPEQLVVKVPTADLEELAPQKADEEALQVSYDQIDDFLEGKDVEAHVSERLVSIYKATQHKRKPIPTIYD, encoded by the coding sequence ATGGAACAGCTAATTCGTGCAGAAATGCGCGTTCTACCAGAAATTGATGTGAATTTTGAAATTCAACGCCGTGTCGCTTTCATTAAAAAGACAATGAAGCAATCAGGCTGTAAATCAATTGTACTAGGGATCAGCGGTGGCGTAGATTCAACAACCTGTGGTCGTTTAGCCCAACTGGCCGTTAATGAACTAAATGCTGAATCAGAGACACAAGATCACCAGTTTATTGCCGTCCGTCTCCCTTACGGTGAGCAGAAAGATGAAGACGAAGCTCAAATTGCTTTATCTTTCATCCAGCCTTCTCAATCAGTGAGTGTCAATATTAAAGATGGCGTAGACGGTATACACGCGAGTACCCTATTCGCCCTTGAAGGCACAGGCCTTATTCCTAATGACTCTGCAAAAATTGACTTTGTGAAGGGTAACGTGAAAGCACGTGCTCGTATGATCGCACAGTATGAAATTGCTGGTCTTGTCGGTGGACTTGTTCTGGGGACTGACCACTCTGCAGAAAACATTACTGGCTTTTATACTAAATTTGGTGACGGTGCATGTGACCTTGCTCCGTTGTTTGGTTTAAATAAACGCCAAATTCGTGCTCTCGCTGCACACATGGGTGCACCTGAGCAACTCGTGGTGAAAGTACCAACGGCTGATCTTGAAGAACTTGCACCGCAAAAAGCAGATGAAGAAGCCCTACAAGTCAGCTACGACCAAATAGATGACTTCTTAGAAGGTAAAGATGTTGAAGCTCACGTCTCTGAACGCCTTGTAAGCATCTACAAAGCCACGCAACACAAACGCAAGCCTATCCCAACTATTTACGATTAA
- a CDS encoding nicotinate-nicotinamide nucleotide adenylyltransferase — translation MTQSIAVFGSAFNPPSLGHLSVLKRLTRFDRVLLLPSYSHAWGKKMLDYDARCELVSAFIDDSGLTNLELCRIEEAIATGDEAITTYAVLTELQKRIPDAEITFVIGPDNFAHFHKFYKSEEITAAWQVLACPETLKIRSTLIRDKLASSCSISHLTTKKVATMLVDDSRFKFE, via the coding sequence ATGACACAGTCTATAGCCGTATTTGGGAGTGCTTTTAATCCACCAAGTTTAGGGCACTTATCTGTTTTAAAACGTTTAACACGTTTTGATCGTGTCTTACTTTTGCCGAGCTATTCACATGCTTGGGGTAAAAAAATGCTCGATTATGACGCGCGTTGTGAACTTGTATCAGCGTTTATTGACGATAGTGGATTAACAAATCTAGAACTATGTCGGATAGAAGAGGCCATAGCGACGGGCGATGAAGCCATCACAACCTATGCTGTGTTAACAGAACTTCAAAAGCGAATCCCAGATGCTGAAATCACTTTTGTTATCGGTCCTGATAACTTCGCGCACTTCCATAAGTTTTATAAGTCAGAAGAGATTACTGCAGCTTGGCAAGTATTGGCATGCCCTGAAACGCTAAAGATAAGAAGCACATTAATTAGGGACAAACTTGCGAGTAGTTGTTCTATTTCACATCTAACCACGAAGAAAGTCGCTACAATGCTAGTAGATGATTCTCGGTTCAAGTTTGAATAA